In Alteribacter lacisalsi, a genomic segment contains:
- a CDS encoding MinD/ParA family protein codes for MNSDQAASLRRKAERLKSHGNKAGAREGARILAVVSGKGGVGKTNVAVNFGASLEKSGKKVLLIDLDIGMANVDIILGEPSGCSLPEMIENDLPSEEVLQKSAAYPNLSFISGGNGLSEIMELDQVRKNLLTNRLDEWSRTFDVILLDLGAGAAKDTLNVMVTADQTVVVTTPEPAAVTDAYSVIKLIHGKKASMPVNILVNKCRDDKHGRHIYGHLSDVCRQFLGKETGYFGAVPMDESVWKAVCSQTPYTTGYPKSQASRAVQRLTKDYLAADGYRPKTQVNFAARISAWLRGNRK; via the coding sequence ATGAATTCTGATCAGGCCGCATCTCTTCGCAGAAAGGCAGAACGATTAAAAAGCCATGGAAACAAAGCTGGGGCACGTGAGGGCGCCAGGATACTGGCCGTCGTCAGCGGAAAAGGCGGTGTGGGAAAAACCAATGTGGCCGTGAATTTTGGAGCCAGTCTTGAGAAATCAGGAAAAAAGGTGCTCCTCATTGATTTGGATATCGGCATGGCAAATGTGGATATCATCCTCGGAGAGCCATCCGGCTGCTCCCTTCCTGAAATGATTGAAAATGACCTCCCTTCAGAGGAAGTTCTGCAGAAAAGCGCTGCATATCCGAATCTCTCATTCATTTCGGGAGGAAACGGGCTCTCAGAGATTATGGAACTGGATCAAGTCCGTAAGAATCTTCTTACAAATCGGCTCGATGAATGGTCACGTACTTTTGATGTCATCCTGCTTGATCTTGGGGCAGGTGCTGCAAAGGACACCCTGAATGTCATGGTTACTGCAGATCAAACAGTCGTTGTGACAACACCGGAACCTGCAGCGGTAACCGATGCATACAGTGTCATCAAGCTGATTCACGGCAAAAAAGCTTCCATGCCTGTAAACATTCTTGTTAACAAATGCAGGGATGATAAACACGGTAGACATATTTACGGACACCTTTCAGATGTATGCAGGCAGTTTCTCGGAAAAGAAACCGGATATTTCGGGGCTGTTCCGATGGATGAGTCGGTCTGGAAAGCGGTATGCAGCCAGACACCGTACACAACAGGATATCCGAAGAGCCAGGCAAGCCGAGCGGTACAGCGACTCACAAAAGATTACCTGGCTGCGGACGGGTACAGACCAAAAACGCAAGTAAACTTTGCGGCCCGGATCAGCGCCTGGCTTCGTGGGAACCGGAAATAA
- a CDS encoding FliA/WhiG family RNA polymerase sigma factor, producing the protein MIKGKVSSQLDQCWESWHNRRDKDSCDLLIKAYMPLVDYHVQRVRNGMPRNVNSGELKSHGMMGLYDALLKFDKTRDLKFDTYASFRIKGAIIDGLRQEDRLPRSLREKAKRIEAVQEQLEQELCRMPEPSEVAAAAEMTEAEVVRTMNESLISHFLSIDDSAGDEGSSPSFVQTIADLREPTPEDHAVKTAKYEELASCISRLTENEQLVLSLFYFEELTLTEIGRVLSLSTSRISQIHSRALYKLEQLLRAMPV; encoded by the coding sequence ATGATAAAAGGGAAGGTGAGCAGTCAGCTGGATCAGTGCTGGGAATCATGGCACAACCGCCGGGATAAAGATTCCTGCGATCTCCTGATCAAAGCTTACATGCCCCTCGTGGATTACCATGTACAGCGGGTGAGGAACGGCATGCCGAGAAATGTGAACAGTGGGGAACTGAAAAGTCACGGGATGATGGGACTGTATGATGCCCTCCTCAAATTTGACAAAACTAGGGATTTGAAATTTGATACATATGCTTCCTTTCGCATAAAAGGAGCCATTATTGATGGACTGAGGCAGGAGGACAGACTGCCCAGATCCTTGCGTGAAAAAGCGAAACGAATCGAGGCCGTTCAGGAACAGCTCGAACAGGAACTCTGCAGGATGCCTGAGCCTTCCGAAGTGGCTGCGGCAGCTGAAATGACTGAGGCTGAGGTCGTCAGGACAATGAATGAAAGTCTGATCTCCCACTTTCTCTCGATTGATGACTCTGCCGGGGATGAAGGGAGCAGTCCTTCATTTGTTCAGACAATAGCAGATTTACGTGAGCCCACACCTGAAGATCATGCCGTAAAAACAGCGAAATACGAAGAGCTTGCTTCTTGCATAAGCAGGCTCACGGAAAACGAACAGCTCGTCTTAAGTCTGTTTTATTTTGAGGAACTGACGCTCACTGAAATTGGGCGCGTTCTCAGTCTTTCAACGTCCCGGATTTCCCAGATTCACTCCAGAGCACTTTATAAACTTGAACAGCTGCTTAGGGCGATGCCCGTTTAA
- a CDS encoding DUF6115 domain-containing protein: MVYFAVISLVLHSLSFYFIILLAKRNRDLPDEKARREIEDLLTACTEEMKQNNDELLDKLRTAGSGSENTAGNINEEKYSHAASERTAADGKGGAEASVSARSERVRILSGQGLSESEIAKEMGIGQGEVKLFLKFYN; encoded by the coding sequence ATGGTATATTTTGCAGTTATCAGTTTGGTTCTCCATTCCCTGTCCTTTTACTTCATTATTCTTCTTGCGAAAAGAAACCGGGATCTGCCGGATGAGAAAGCAAGGAGGGAGATCGAGGATCTTCTGACAGCCTGCACCGAAGAAATGAAACAAAATAATGATGAGCTGCTCGATAAGCTGCGTACAGCCGGATCAGGATCGGAAAACACTGCTGGTAATATTAATGAAGAAAAATACTCGCATGCGGCAAGTGAGAGGACTGCGGCTGACGGAAAAGGAGGAGCTGAAGCTTCTGTGTCCGCCCGTTCCGAACGTGTCCGAATACTCAGCGGTCAAGGGCTGAGTGAAAGCGAGATTGCTAAAGAAATGGGAATCGGCCAAGGGGAAGTGAAACTTTTTCTTAAGTTTTACAATTAA
- the rpsB gene encoding 30S ribosomal protein S2, producing MAVISMKQLLEAGVHFGHQTRRWNPKMDRYIFTERNGIYIIDLQKTVKKVEEAYKYVRDIAADGGKVLFVGTKKQAQDSVREEAERAGQYFINQRWLGGTLTNFETIQKRIQRLKDIERMQEDGTFEVLPKKEVVLLKKEMDRLEKFLGGIKEMNSLPDALFVIDPRKERIAIAEARKLHIPVVAIVDTNCDPDEVDIVIPGNDDAIRAVRLLTSKMADAVIEANQGQEEEAAQEEETTA from the coding sequence GTGGCAGTTATCTCCATGAAACAGCTATTGGAAGCAGGGGTACACTTCGGTCACCAGACTCGTCGCTGGAACCCAAAAATGGATCGCTACATCTTCACAGAACGTAACGGAATTTACATTATTGACCTTCAAAAGACGGTCAAAAAAGTCGAGGAAGCGTACAAGTACGTACGTGACATCGCGGCTGACGGAGGAAAAGTTCTTTTCGTCGGTACAAAGAAACAGGCTCAGGACTCTGTGCGTGAAGAAGCAGAGCGTGCCGGACAATACTTTATCAACCAGCGCTGGCTCGGCGGAACGCTGACAAACTTTGAAACCATTCAAAAGCGTATTCAGCGTCTAAAAGACATCGAGCGTATGCAGGAAGACGGCACTTTTGAAGTTCTTCCTAAAAAAGAGGTTGTTCTTCTTAAGAAAGAGATGGACCGTCTTGAGAAATTCCTCGGTGGAATTAAGGAAATGAACTCACTTCCGGATGCACTTTTCGTGATTGATCCTCGTAAAGAGCGTATCGCGATTGCAGAAGCACGCAAACTTCACATTCCGGTTGTGGCAATTGTTGACACTAACTGTGATCCTGACGAAGTGGACATCGTGATCCCAGGTAATGACGACGCGATCCGCGCTGTACGTCTTCTGACTTCCAAAATGGCTGATGCTGTTATTGAAGCTAACCAGGGACAGGAAGAGGAAGCCGCTCAGGAAGAAGAAACGACTGCATAA
- the tsf gene encoding translation elongation factor Ts, with amino-acid sequence MAISAKMVKELREKTGAGMMDCKKALTESDGDMDKAVDFLREKGIAKAAKKADRVAAEGLTAVKSEGNTGVIVEINSETDFVAKNENFQNLVSSVADHVLANKPADVEQALGQDYEGSDGTLQNFINDQIAKIGEKISLRRFEIAEKTDSQSFGEYLHMGGRIGVLTVVEGADSDVAKDVAMHVAAINPRYVGRDAVSEEEVNREREVLKQQALNEGKPEKIVEKMVEGRLGKFFEEICLNEQAFVKDSDQKVGKYVESKGGSVVSFARFEVGEGMEKREDNFAEEVMSQVKK; translated from the coding sequence ATGGCAATTTCGGCTAAAATGGTAAAAGAACTTCGTGAAAAAACAGGCGCAGGTATGATGGACTGCAAAAAAGCACTAACTGAGTCAGACGGTGACATGGACAAAGCAGTTGACTTCCTTCGTGAAAAAGGGATTGCTAAAGCAGCGAAAAAAGCAGACCGCGTAGCAGCAGAAGGTCTTACTGCTGTGAAATCAGAAGGAAACACAGGCGTTATTGTTGAGATTAACTCTGAAACAGACTTTGTTGCCAAAAACGAAAACTTCCAGAACCTTGTAAGCTCAGTTGCAGATCACGTACTTGCTAACAAGCCTGCTGATGTTGAACAAGCACTCGGACAGGATTACGAAGGATCCGACGGCACGCTTCAGAACTTTATCAACGATCAGATTGCTAAAATTGGAGAAAAGATTTCTCTTCGCCGTTTTGAGATCGCTGAAAAAACAGACAGCCAGTCATTCGGTGAATACCTTCATATGGGCGGCCGTATCGGCGTTCTTACAGTTGTTGAAGGTGCGGATTCTGATGTGGCAAAAGACGTTGCCATGCATGTAGCAGCAATTAACCCTCGCTATGTAGGCCGTGACGCTGTTTCTGAAGAAGAAGTAAACCGTGAGCGCGAAGTGCTTAAGCAGCAGGCACTTAACGAAGGTAAGCCTGAAAAAATCGTTGAAAAAATGGTCGAAGGCCGCCTCGGTAAATTCTTTGAAGAAATCTGCTTAAACGAGCAGGCTTTTGTTAAGGATTCTGATCAGAAAGTTGGAAAATACGTTGAATCCAAAGGCGGCTCTGTCGTTTCCTTTGCACGCTTTGAAGTCGGCGAAGGTATGGAAAAGCGTGAAGACAACTTCGCTGAAGAAGTTATGTCCCAAGTGAAAAAGTAA
- the pyrH gene encoding UMP kinase, with protein sequence MENPKYNRIVLKLSGEALAGDQGYGIDPSVIQSIGEQIREIVALDVEVAIIVGGGNIWRGMAGSAKGMDRATADYMGMLATVMNSLALQDSLENIGVQTRVQTSIEMRQVAEPYIRRRAIRHLEKKRVVIFAAGTGNPYFSTDTTAALRAAEIEADVILMAKNKVDGVYSADPSVDANAKKYESLTYLDLLKDGLAVMDSTASSLCMDNNIPLIVFSIMEKGNIKRAVIGEEIGTVIRGNNE encoded by the coding sequence ATGGAAAATCCTAAATATAATCGAATAGTGTTAAAACTCAGCGGGGAAGCTCTCGCAGGAGACCAGGGATACGGGATCGATCCTTCAGTCATTCAGTCAATCGGTGAACAGATCAGGGAAATTGTCGCTCTGGATGTAGAGGTTGCCATTATCGTAGGCGGCGGGAACATCTGGCGCGGAATGGCAGGAAGTGCCAAAGGAATGGACCGGGCAACAGCCGATTATATGGGGATGCTCGCTACTGTAATGAACTCTCTTGCTCTTCAGGACAGTCTTGAGAATATCGGGGTCCAGACAAGAGTTCAGACTTCCATTGAAATGAGACAGGTTGCTGAACCGTACATAAGACGCCGAGCCATCCGTCATCTGGAGAAAAAGCGCGTGGTTATTTTTGCGGCCGGTACCGGTAACCCATACTTCTCTACAGACACAACCGCAGCCCTCCGCGCAGCGGAAATCGAAGCTGATGTCATTCTAATGGCGAAAAACAAGGTGGACGGTGTATACTCTGCCGATCCTTCTGTTGATGCCAATGCCAAAAAATATGAATCTCTTACGTATCTTGATCTTCTCAAAGATGGTCTTGCCGTAATGGATTCCACTGCATCTTCACTTTGCATGGATAATAATATTCCGCTCATTGTGTTCTCTATTATGGAAAAAGGAAACATTAAGAGAGCTGTGATCGGAGAAGAAATCGGAACAGTAATCAGGGGGAATAACGAATGA
- the frr gene encoding ribosome recycling factor: MSQVIMNDAKSRMDKSVESLRKELSTLRAGRANPSILDKVQVEYYGMMTPLNQLATISVPEARMLTIQPFDKSSLADIERAIQKADLGLTPSNDGNIIRITIPALTEERRAELVKLVRRYAEDAKVAIRNIRRDSNDELKKLQKEGELTEDDLRRSQDEVQKLTDSYVKTVDETADNKEKEIMEV; encoded by the coding sequence ATGAGTCAGGTAATTATGAACGACGCAAAATCCCGTATGGATAAGTCTGTTGAATCACTTCGAAAAGAACTCTCCACCCTTCGTGCCGGACGGGCAAATCCTTCTATTCTGGATAAAGTCCAGGTTGAATACTACGGAATGATGACGCCACTGAACCAACTTGCAACAATTTCAGTTCCTGAAGCACGGATGCTTACGATTCAGCCGTTCGACAAGTCTTCACTTGCTGATATTGAACGTGCGATTCAGAAAGCGGATCTCGGCCTGACACCATCAAATGACGGAAACATCATCCGCATTACGATTCCGGCACTTACAGAAGAACGTCGTGCTGAGCTCGTTAAGCTTGTGCGCCGTTACGCCGAGGATGCGAAAGTTGCCATCCGGAATATCCGCCGTGACAGCAATGACGAGCTGAAAAAGCTTCAAAAAGAGGGAGAACTTACAGAGGATGATCTTCGCCGGAGTCAGGACGAAGTTCAGAAACTGACTGACAGTTATGTAAAAACGGTTGACGAGACAGCTGATAACAAAGAAAAAGAAATCATGGAAGTATAA
- a CDS encoding isoprenyl transferase has product MLKKWTNRKADSENTLLEERNKLDPDNIPGHVAIIMDGNGRWAKKRGLPRVAGHREGMNVIKKIVKQSNRLGVGVLTLYAFSTENWKRPKPEVDFLMRLPERFLKSELPKLIEENVQVRITGSKEALPDHTREAVNKAIDDTRHNDGMVLNFALNYGSRHEMVEAVKNLYSKVEDGEMSIDEVNEEAISSSLMTGGLADPDLLIRTSGEIRLSNFMLWQLAYAEFWFTDVLWPDFSENHFEEAIAVYQKRTRRYGGV; this is encoded by the coding sequence ATGTTAAAAAAATGGACCAATCGTAAAGCAGACTCGGAAAACACGCTGCTTGAAGAGAGAAATAAACTTGATCCTGACAACATTCCCGGCCACGTTGCCATTATAATGGACGGAAACGGCCGCTGGGCAAAAAAGCGGGGACTGCCGAGAGTAGCCGGTCACCGTGAAGGGATGAATGTAATAAAGAAAATTGTAAAACAGTCGAACCGTCTCGGAGTAGGGGTACTGACGCTCTATGCGTTCTCTACTGAAAACTGGAAGCGTCCCAAACCGGAGGTCGACTTTCTTATGCGTCTGCCGGAGCGCTTTCTCAAATCAGAACTTCCAAAATTGATTGAGGAAAACGTTCAGGTCAGAATTACAGGCTCAAAAGAAGCCCTTCCCGATCACACGCGGGAAGCTGTGAATAAAGCGATTGATGATACTCGTCATAACGATGGCATGGTTCTCAATTTTGCTTTGAATTATGGAAGTCGTCATGAAATGGTTGAAGCGGTAAAGAATCTTTATAGTAAAGTGGAAGACGGCGAAATGAGTATTGATGAAGTTAATGAAGAAGCTATTTCCTCGTCGCTTATGACAGGCGGACTTGCAGATCCGGATCTGCTAATCCGTACCAGCGGGGAAATCCGCCTGAGTAACTTTATGCTCTGGCAGCTTGCCTATGCGGAATTCTGGTTCACTGATGTGCTCTGGCCCGATTTTTCAGAGAATCACTTTGAAGAAGCGATTGCCGTCTATCAGAAACGGACAAGAAGATACGGCGGTGTCTGA
- a CDS encoding phosphatidate cytidylyltransferase, with amino-acid sequence MKQRIITGVIAGAGFLGIIILGGIPFTVLIFLLATIAMGEILKMKGISPYTYRGAIAFLFMWLLLLPEWLLPFNALHVERAEMFLLLIVVLLAVTVISKNAFTFDEAGFVILSSVYIGLGFHYFLEARFLDEGLIFIFFVLILVWVTDSGAYFCGRFLGKHKLWPEISPKKTIEGSLGGIMAAVIFGLVYAWFFPVFDSLIITVACILIVSAAGQLGDLVESALKRHYSVKDSGQVLPGHGGILDRFDSLIFVMPVLYLLTFI; translated from the coding sequence GTGAAGCAGCGAATCATTACAGGTGTTATTGCCGGAGCGGGATTCCTCGGGATCATTATACTCGGGGGCATTCCGTTTACCGTGCTGATTTTTTTACTTGCTACAATTGCCATGGGCGAAATTCTGAAAATGAAAGGTATTTCACCTTATACATACAGGGGAGCGATTGCATTTCTTTTTATGTGGCTTCTTCTTCTGCCTGAGTGGCTCCTGCCTTTCAATGCCCTTCATGTGGAACGTGCAGAAATGTTCCTCTTATTAATTGTGGTTCTTCTTGCAGTAACAGTAATCTCCAAAAATGCCTTTACTTTCGACGAAGCCGGATTTGTGATTCTTTCTTCTGTCTATATCGGTCTCGGTTTTCATTATTTCCTTGAAGCCCGTTTTCTGGATGAGGGCCTAATCTTTATCTTTTTTGTTCTCATCCTCGTATGGGTAACGGATTCTGGAGCCTATTTCTGCGGCCGCTTTCTTGGTAAACATAAACTCTGGCCGGAAATCAGCCCGAAAAAAACGATCGAAGGCTCGCTTGGGGGAATTATGGCAGCGGTCATTTTTGGTCTTGTTTATGCCTGGTTTTTCCCGGTATTTGATTCCTTGATTATAACTGTTGCGTGTATCTTGATTGTTTCCGCTGCAGGACAGCTCGGTGATCTTGTAGAGTCAGCATTAAAAAGGCATTATTCAGTGAAGGATTCGGGTCAGGTTCTGCCCGGGCACGGAGGAATACTCGATCGGTTTGACAGTCTGATTTTTGTTATGCCTGTGCTTTATCTGCTTACGTTTATTTAG
- the dxr gene encoding 1-deoxy-D-xylulose-5-phosphate reductoisomerase produces MKKIILLGSTGSIGVQTLEIIKAHPEKFSLEALACGRNISLAAEQIKAFRPAYVSVGRREDVESLKSMIPDDIEVGFGEEGLLTAVRQPADTIVNALMGSVGLTPTLEGMKTGKDIALANKETLVTAGHIVTEEAERSGVKLIPVDSEHSAIYQCLEGNSLSQVDRLILTASGGSFRDLSRNELENVTVEDALNHPNWSMGAKITIDSATMMNKGLEVIEARWLFDMPYEKIDVILHKESMIHSMVEYIDGSVLAHLGSPDMKVPIQYALSLPDRYKVPGSKKLNLWEIGSLHFEKPDYERFKCLKMAFDAGKAGGTAPTVMNAANEVAVEAFLNRQIPFLEIETIIEQALHEHDNKTSPDLETILEADRLTRAKIKKDMNKRL; encoded by the coding sequence ATGAAAAAGATAATTCTTTTGGGCTCCACCGGATCGATTGGTGTCCAGACCCTGGAAATCATCAAAGCTCATCCGGAGAAGTTCAGCCTGGAGGCTTTGGCATGCGGAAGGAATATATCCCTTGCAGCTGAACAGATCAAGGCTTTCAGACCCGCATACGTCAGTGTCGGGCGCAGGGAGGATGTGGAGAGTCTGAAAAGCATGATTCCTGATGACATTGAAGTGGGCTTCGGGGAAGAAGGCCTTCTGACAGCCGTACGTCAGCCTGCTGACACGATTGTAAATGCTCTTATGGGAAGCGTCGGTCTGACGCCGACCCTTGAAGGAATGAAAACGGGGAAAGATATCGCTCTTGCAAATAAAGAGACACTCGTCACCGCGGGCCATATTGTTACAGAGGAAGCAGAGCGCTCAGGTGTAAAGCTGATACCGGTTGACAGTGAACACTCTGCAATCTATCAGTGTCTTGAAGGGAACAGCCTGTCGCAGGTGGACCGGCTGATCCTCACTGCCTCGGGAGGCAGTTTTCGTGACCTTTCGAGAAATGAACTCGAAAATGTAACCGTTGAAGATGCACTAAATCATCCAAACTGGTCCATGGGTGCAAAAATCACCATCGATTCGGCTACAATGATGAATAAAGGACTGGAAGTAATCGAAGCACGGTGGCTGTTTGATATGCCTTATGAAAAAATCGATGTGATCCTTCATAAAGAGAGTATGATCCACTCGATGGTGGAATATATTGATGGTAGTGTACTGGCCCACCTCGGTTCGCCGGATATGAAAGTGCCGATTCAGTATGCCCTGTCCCTTCCTGACAGGTATAAGGTTCCCGGCAGTAAAAAGCTCAACCTCTGGGAGATTGGCAGCCTACATTTCGAGAAGCCTGATTATGAGCGTTTTAAATGTCTAAAGATGGCGTTTGATGCAGGGAAAGCCGGCGGTACAGCACCAACGGTTATGAATGCGGCGAACGAAGTGGCCGTTGAGGCATTTTTAAACAGGCAGATTCCATTTCTCGAGATCGAGACCATTATTGAGCAGGCTTTGCACGAGCACGACAACAAGACTTCACCGGATCTTGAAACGATACTTGAGGCTGACCGTCTGACACGTGCCAAAATCAAAAAGGACATGAATAAAAGGTTGTGA
- the rseP gene encoding RIP metalloprotease RseP: protein MNTFIAIVIIFGLLVFIHEWGHLIFAKRAGILCREFAIGFGPKIFSFKRNETTYTIRLLPLGGFVRMAGEDPEMIQIKPGYEVGLKFNIRDQVTDIIVNNKSKHPDCKVIQVEKIDLEDDLFVQGYVPDEEGLVTFDVHEQANYIYDEEATQIAPRDRQFPSKTIPQRAMAIFAGPMMNFLLAVIILAAYAMMAGMPVDEARVGDVTDDGVAIQAGLEEGDRIVSIDGENVSTWEEMTGIIQGSANEPLLFEVERGNETFEVEMVPDERLGPEDEVQGVVGIYPPTEFSILGSIAFGFTTTWDYTVLIVEALGMLVTGQFSLDHLAGPVGIYSYTGEVAAMGFFVLMQWAAILSVNLGIINLLPLPALDGGRLMFIGLEAVRGKPVDPQKEGLVHFIGFALLMLLMLVVTWNDINKFFL, encoded by the coding sequence GTGAATACGTTTATAGCGATTGTCATTATTTTTGGTCTTTTGGTCTTCATCCATGAGTGGGGTCACCTCATTTTTGCTAAGCGCGCGGGCATTTTATGCCGTGAGTTTGCAATTGGCTTCGGACCGAAGATATTCTCTTTTAAGAGAAACGAAACAACTTACACGATAAGACTGCTTCCACTTGGCGGCTTTGTGAGGATGGCCGGAGAAGACCCGGAAATGATCCAGATCAAACCGGGTTATGAAGTAGGACTGAAATTTAACATTCGTGACCAGGTGACCGATATTATTGTCAACAATAAGTCGAAGCACCCGGACTGTAAAGTGATTCAGGTTGAAAAAATTGATCTCGAAGACGACCTTTTTGTACAAGGTTACGTGCCGGATGAAGAAGGGTTAGTCACGTTTGATGTCCATGAGCAGGCAAACTATATTTACGATGAAGAAGCAACCCAGATTGCTCCTCGGGATCGTCAGTTCCCGTCGAAAACGATTCCGCAGCGTGCTATGGCTATTTTCGCAGGACCGATGATGAACTTTCTTCTCGCTGTGATCATTCTTGCGGCTTACGCCATGATGGCAGGTATGCCGGTGGATGAAGCCAGAGTCGGCGACGTTACAGATGACGGTGTTGCTATTCAGGCAGGGCTTGAGGAGGGAGACCGGATCGTTTCCATCGACGGTGAGAACGTATCGACGTGGGAGGAAATGACGGGAATCATCCAGGGCAGTGCAAACGAACCGCTTTTATTTGAAGTCGAAAGAGGAAATGAAACGTTTGAAGTCGAAATGGTACCCGACGAACGACTTGGTCCTGAAGATGAAGTTCAAGGTGTAGTCGGCATCTATCCGCCAACGGAATTCAGTATCCTTGGCTCGATTGCATTCGGCTTTACCACCACGTGGGATTATACCGTTCTTATTGTAGAGGCTCTCGGGATGCTTGTTACCGGCCAGTTCAGTCTGGACCATCTTGCTGGCCCAGTGGGGATATACAGCTATACGGGGGAAGTGGCAGCTATGGGATTCTTTGTTCTCATGCAGTGGGCAGCCATTTTAAGCGTTAACCTCGGTATTATTAATCTGCTTCCGCTTCCTGCTCTGGATGGGGGAAGGCTGATGTTTATCGGATTGGAAGCAGTCAGGGGGAAACCGGTTGATCCCCAGAAAGAAGGGCTTGTCCACTTTATTGGATTTGCGCTCCTGATGCTTCTCATGCTTGTGGTCACCTGGAATGACATTAATAAATTCTTCCTGTAA